GTGACCTGACAGACCGTCATTACAGCTGCCTCAGGGATTTCCAGGAATCGCGTTTGCAATTCGATTTCCGATATGCGGAAACAATCCGGGGTTTCAAACACCCGGGCATAGACAACCTGGTCCGGAATCGTGTTGGCAAAGCCCACGGGGTTTAGCGGGTTCCGGTTAATTTCGGCATCCTCCCGGCTCAGGTAGTAGAATGCGTTGATTTCCGGGTTGCCCCCCTGCAGCGCCGGCAGGGCCTCCCCCAGGTTGAATTCCGCCAGTCCGTCGTCATCCCCGTCGATATCGCATTGCAGGAGTTCCACCGTGGCCGGGGGGTCCGGGACGTCGGCAATCTCCACGAACTGCAAAAACTCCCGGCGGGTGCCGTTCCGATACGTCACATCGAAGCGCACCTCGTAAACCCCCGGGGACGAATATTGATGCCCGGGGAGGATTTGATCGGAGAAGTTCCGCGATCCGCTGGCCGGGTCGCCGAAATCCCAGGAAATGGCAGCGATATCCCCGGCTCCATCCGGGGTAAACTGCGCGGTGGAACCAAAGCAAAGCGGTTCCACTTCCACCACGGTCTCAAAATAGGACTGGATAAACTGCGGGAGCCCGTAGGTGGCCGCCGGGCCGCCGAGGTTCGTGTCAAAAGGGCGGAAGTCGCAGGCATTGCCGGCGGCTTCCGGATTCCGGATCACGGATAACTCCCTGCCGGGCATGGAGTGGTAGATTCGCCGGTCTACCGCCAGCTGGATACTCCCCCCGATAAAGCCCTGTATGGGCCGTTCGAACCGGTGGACCCGGTATCGGGAAGCCGGGATATCCGCAGTCGTCAGGTTGAACTGGAGGATCTCCACGATCTCCGTCTCGAGAAACAGGTCGGAGGTCTCCCCGCCAATCAGCGTACCCGTCGCATAGAGTTTGGAGGAATCCGGGGAAAATTCCACCCCGTAAAACAACAGGTCGCCGCCCAGCGCCCTGGGGTTGGCAACCCGGCCCGTACCGGCATCGAAGTCGTAGAGGAACAATTGGCTTTCAATCCCGGGCTCCACAATGGTATGCGCTATGGCCAGTCGCGTCCCGTCCGGGGAAATCTTGGCGCACCCCCTGAAATTGGCCGGAAGTCGCGTATCCGGCCCCAGGAGCGTAACCACGGGGTCGGGGTCCAGGCCGGAAGCCGTCAGCCTATACGCAAAGAAGCGGTCCCGGCGATGGGTGACCACCCAGTAAAAGTCGTCCCCTTGGTTCCGGACAGCCGTAATATTTTCCGATGCAGAAGCCAGTAGCGGGACATTGCGCCGTACAACCGCCCCCAGCCCGCCATTCCGGCTCATGTCCACCACGGAATAATTCAACCCGTTGGGGGTGCTCCCGGCCAATCCGCCGGCATACGCCAGGGCATCGTCCGGGGTAAATATGTAAAAAATCGTCTCAGAACCGGGCAGGGGAACCACCACCGCAGCCTGGGAGGTCGAGGGGCTGCCCGCCAGACCGTTGCCACCGTCCATCTGCTGGTGATTCCGGTCCCAAACCGAAATGCCGTCCGTATAGAAGAGCAGGTTGCCGTCTGCGTCCGAATACGCATCGCATCCCTCCACCGTATTTACCAGACCGTCAAAAAGCGCCACGGGTTCCCCCGAACTGAAATCCAGGCCTGCATACTGGCCAAAATACCAGACCGCCGCTTCTTTCTGGCCAAGGACTATTCCAAAGCCGTAGAAAAACAGCGCCAGGCAGGTGATCCATCTGGAGCGGTTCATGTTCATAGCGCTAGCAGCTTGTAAAGTACAAAATATTGGCCTCCTCCCATCGGTTAACCGCTTAACGGCCCGTTTTTTCGAAGCATTTCCCCTATTTTGCATTTCTGATGTACCTTTGTTTAAAACTTTGAATATGGATTCCGAAACCATCCTGAAAACCGCAAAAAGCTGGCTCACCGACTTCTTTGACCCAGCGGTTAAAAAGGAAATACAGGACCTTGTGGAAAACGACCCGGAAGAGCTCAAAGACCGGTTTTACAAAAACCTGGAATTTGGCACGGGCGGGATGCGCGGCATCATGGGGACCGGCACCAACCGCATCAACAAATACACCCTGGGCAAAAGCACCCAGGGCCTGAGTAATTACCTGAAAGAAATTTACGGAGCGGATGGTTTGCAGGTGGTAATTGCCTACGATTGCCGGAACAACAGCCAGTCCCTGGCCCGCCTGGTTGCCGAGGTTTTTTCATCGAACGGTATCCGCGTCTACCTGTTCTCCGAGCTGCGGACCACCCCGGAACTCTCCTTTGCCGTCCGTCACCTGGGTTGCCATGCCGGCGTGGTCCTGACCGCCTCCCACAACCCGCCGGAATACAACGGTTATAAGGTATACTGGACAGACGGCGGCCAGATTGTGCCCCCCCAGGACGGGGAAATCATCCGGGCCATCAACCGCCTGGAATACGAGGACATCCGTTTTGAACCCCGGGAGGACCTGATTAAAACGATTGACGCCGAGGTAGACGAGGCATTTATCGAGGCCTGCGTGGCCAACGGCAGTATTGGCGCTGCAGGGAAGGACGATTTCTCCATTGTGTTTACCTCCCTCCACGGCACGTCCATCACGGCCATCCCGCAGGTACTCGAAAAGGCCGGCTATAAAAAAGTGACCATCATCCCGGAGCAGGCCGAGCCGGACGGGAATTTTCCAACTGTGGCCTCCCCGAACCCCGAGGAGCCGGCTGCCCTGGCGTTGGCCCTGGAAAAGGGGGAAGCCATTGGCGCAGATATGGTGGTGGGGACCGACCCGGACAGCGACCGCCTGGGCATTGCCGTGAGGAATTCCGAAGGTCGGCTGGAACTGCTCAACGGGAACCAGACCATGGTACTGATGACCCGGTATTTGCTGGATGCCCGGAAATCCGAGGGCTTTAAGGGCAATGAATTTGTTGCGACCACCATCGTGTCCACCCCCATGATGCCCGCCATGGCAGATGCGTACGGGGTGGAATGCAAAACATCCCTGACGGGATTTAAATGGATTGCCAAGATGATCGTCGATTTCCCGGACCAGGAATTCCTGGGCGGGGGCGAAGAGAGTTACGGGTATATGGTCGGGGATTTTGTACGCGACAAGGATGCGGTGACATCCACGCTCCTGGCCTGTGAGATTGCGGCCCAGGCCAAGTCGGACGGCAGCAGCTTCTACCGGGAACTGTTGCAGTGCTATGCAGATTTCGGCTGCTATCGCGAACGCCTGGTTTCCCTGGTGAAAAAGGGAATGGACGGGGCACAGGAAATCCGGCAGATGATGAAGGACTTCCGGGAAAACCCACTGAAACAACTGGACGGGTCCGAGGTTGTCCGCATCGACGACTACAACGACGCCACCTCCCTGGATACCCGCACCGGTGAGCGCACGCCCATCGACCTGCCCACCTCCAATGTCCTGGTCTACACAACTGCCGACGGGACGCGCGTAGCAGCCCGGCCCAGCGGTACCGAGCCAAAAATCAAGTTCTATGTGAGCGTAAATGCCCCCATCGACTCGGTCTCGGACTACCCGGGCATGCACCGGCAGCTCGAGGAAAAAATCGACCGGATACTGGCCGACCTGAATCTCGAAGGATGAAATATTTCCGGAAAATCCTCCGTTTCGCCCTCCCCTACCGGCGTTACGGGATCCTGAACATCTTCTTCAACATCCTCTACGCGCTTTTCAGCGCCCTGTCGTTTGTGGCGCTGATCCCCATGCTGGAGGTGCTGTTCCAGCAAACCGAACCCGTCAAGGAACCCCCGGTGTACGAAGGGATCGGGCAACTGGAATCCTATGTAAAAGATTCCCTGTACTACGAGCTGGGTTCCGTGGCCGGGGATGACAAGATGCAGGCCCTGGTCTGGGTAATCGGCCTGGTGCTGGTCCTTTTCCTGTTGAAGAATGTCTTCAACTACCTGGCGATGTTCTACATCACCTTCCTGCGGAACGGCGTCCTGAAAGACCTGCGGAATGCCATCTACGAAAAGATCGTGACGCTGCCGGTGTCCTTTTACTCGGAAAAACGGAAAGGCGACGTGATCGCCCGTATTACCTCGGACGTCCTGGAAATACAGCATTCCTTCCTGTCCATCCTGGAACTCATCGTACGGGAACCGCTTACCATCCTCTTTACCATCCTGGCGATGTTTTTTATCAGTGTCAAGCTCACGGTCTTCGTCTTTGTCTTTATCCCCCTGGCCGGGTTTATTATCTCGCGCATCGGGAAATCGCTGAAACGGCATTCCGACCGGGTACAGCGCGAACAGGGGAACTTCCTGTCCATCGTGGAGGAGACCCTGGGCGGGTTGCGCGTCATCAAGGCCTTCAATGCCGAAAAGCGATTCGCCGACCAGTTTGCCGCGTCTACCGGGCGGTTTTTCCGGTTCTCGAACAGCCTGCTCAACCGGCAGAACCTCGCCTCCCCCGTCGGGGAATTCCTCGGCATACTGGTTATCGGGATCCTGCTGTGGTTCGGGGGAAAGATGGTGCTGGTGGAAGGCAGCCTGAATGCCGCCTCCTTTATTGCTTATATGGGGCTCGCCTACAACATACTGACGCCGGCCAAAGCAATCAGCAAGGCCTCCTACGGCGTAAAAAAGGGCAATGCAGCAGCCGAGCGCGTACTGGAAGTACTGGAAACCCCATCCACCCTGTCCGATCCGTCAGACGGAAAACAAATTGACGGTTTCAATACCTCCCTGAAACTGGAACGCGTTTCGTTCCGGTATGAAGACGAGCCGGTACTGACGGACTTCAGCCTGGAAGTCGCCAAGGGGCAAACGGTGGCCCTCGTAGGACAATCCGGAAGCGGGAAGAGTACCATCGCCAACCTGGTGACGCGCTTTTACGACGTCAATGAGGGGCGCATTACCCTGGACGGGACGGATATCCGGGAAGTGACCAAGGCTTCGGTCAGGCATTTGATGGGCCTGGTAACACAAGACTCCATCCTCTTCAACGACACGGTCCGCAACAATATCCTGCTGGGTCGGGAAGAGGCGACGGATAAGGAAGTAGAGGCCGCCGCCCGGATTGCCAACGCACACGAATTCATTACCCAGCTGCCCCGCGGTTACGACACCAATATCGGGGACGGCGGGAATAAACTCAGCGGCGGTCAAAAGCAGCGGTTGTCCATCGCACGGGCCGTGCTGAAGAACCCCCCGATCATGATCCTGGACGAGGCGACTTCGGCCCTGGACACGGAAAGCGAACGCCTCGTACAGGATGCCCTCGAAAAAATGATGCAGGGACGCACCTCCCTGGTGATCGCCCACCGGTTGAGCACCATCCAGCACGCAGACCGGATCGTGGTCCTGCAGAAAGGGCGCATCGTGGAACAGGGTACCCATCAGGAGCTCCTGGAACAGGGCGGGGTGTACAAGCGGCTGGTGGAAATGCAGCAATTGGCCTGACACAGGCACGAAATTAAACCAATCGGGTTTCCGGTGGTCCTATACCATACAAGCAGCAGATGTCTGAAGATGCCGACTTAATAGCCAGGTTGCAGGATCCCGCCCGCAAGGATGCGGCATTCCGGGTATTGCTGGAAAAATATCAGCAACGGCTGTACTGGCATATCCGGAGGATGGTGATTTCCCATGACGATACGGACGACGTGCTGCAGAATACCTTTATCAAAGTTTTCAGGCATATTGATAACTTTAAAGGGCAGAGCAAGTTGTATTCCTGGATGTACCGTATCGCCACGAATGAAGCGCTGAGCTACATGAAGAAACGGTCCCAAAGGATGGGAATTACCGATGAAGCACTCAGGGAGCACCTGGTGGACAGCCTGGAGGCCGACCCCTATTTTGACGGCGACCAGGCCCAGTTGCAAT
This genomic window from Robiginitalea biformata HTCC2501 contains:
- a CDS encoding T9SS type B sorting domain-containing protein is translated as MNRSRWITCLALFFYGFGIVLGQKEAAVWYFGQYAGLDFSSGEPVALFDGLVNTVEGCDAYSDADGNLLFYTDGISVWDRNHQQMDGGNGLAGSPSTSQAAVVVPLPGSETIFYIFTPDDALAYAGGLAGSTPNGLNYSVVDMSRNGGLGAVVRRNVPLLASASENITAVRNQGDDFYWVVTHRRDRFFAYRLTASGLDPDPVVTLLGPDTRLPANFRGCAKISPDGTRLAIAHTIVEPGIESQLFLYDFDAGTGRVANPRALGGDLLFYGVEFSPDSSKLYATGTLIGGETSDLFLETEIVEILQFNLTTADIPASRYRVHRFERPIQGFIGGSIQLAVDRRIYHSMPGRELSVIRNPEAAGNACDFRPFDTNLGGPAATYGLPQFIQSYFETVVEVEPLCFGSTAQFTPDGAGDIAAISWDFGDPASGSRNFSDQILPGHQYSSPGVYEVRFDVTYRNGTRREFLQFVEIADVPDPPATVELLQCDIDGDDDGLAEFNLGEALPALQGGNPEINAFYYLSREDAEINRNPLNPVGFANTIPDQVVYARVFETPDCFRISEIELQTRFLEIPEAAVMTVCQVTSGESTAGLKREEMEAFLSGLYGASGNLTLHATRSDALLSQRAFFNYNIRFQPGSPRVVWFRIEDGGGCGQIGSVQVHFVTPPDLDGFVEMSYCNSPVVLEAPEVFSEYLWDDGSTGRVRTVDAPGSYSVALRVGECEQVQEFRVLPPQTLQISEVIVSDFRQVNSVRVMVGGSESAVSFSLDGGLNFQESPFFGGLKPGVYELVVQGTCQTLSREIAVGGLPNFFTPNGDGKNDRWEFHNAAYFGPYQLQIYDRFGNLVGQMSDSDPGWDGNRMGSPLPASDYWYRLHLETGREVTGHFALIR
- a CDS encoding phospho-sugar mutase, whose amino-acid sequence is MDSETILKTAKSWLTDFFDPAVKKEIQDLVENDPEELKDRFYKNLEFGTGGMRGIMGTGTNRINKYTLGKSTQGLSNYLKEIYGADGLQVVIAYDCRNNSQSLARLVAEVFSSNGIRVYLFSELRTTPELSFAVRHLGCHAGVVLTASHNPPEYNGYKVYWTDGGQIVPPQDGEIIRAINRLEYEDIRFEPREDLIKTIDAEVDEAFIEACVANGSIGAAGKDDFSIVFTSLHGTSITAIPQVLEKAGYKKVTIIPEQAEPDGNFPTVASPNPEEPAALALALEKGEAIGADMVVGTDPDSDRLGIAVRNSEGRLELLNGNQTMVLMTRYLLDARKSEGFKGNEFVATTIVSTPMMPAMADAYGVECKTSLTGFKWIAKMIVDFPDQEFLGGGEESYGYMVGDFVRDKDAVTSTLLACEIAAQAKSDGSSFYRELLQCYADFGCYRERLVSLVKKGMDGAQEIRQMMKDFRENPLKQLDGSEVVRIDDYNDATSLDTRTGERTPIDLPTSNVLVYTTADGTRVAARPSGTEPKIKFYVSVNAPIDSVSDYPGMHRQLEEKIDRILADLNLEG
- a CDS encoding ABC transporter ATP-binding protein, with product MKYFRKILRFALPYRRYGILNIFFNILYALFSALSFVALIPMLEVLFQQTEPVKEPPVYEGIGQLESYVKDSLYYELGSVAGDDKMQALVWVIGLVLVLFLLKNVFNYLAMFYITFLRNGVLKDLRNAIYEKIVTLPVSFYSEKRKGDVIARITSDVLEIQHSFLSILELIVREPLTILFTILAMFFISVKLTVFVFVFIPLAGFIISRIGKSLKRHSDRVQREQGNFLSIVEETLGGLRVIKAFNAEKRFADQFAASTGRFFRFSNSLLNRQNLASPVGEFLGILVIGILLWFGGKMVLVEGSLNAASFIAYMGLAYNILTPAKAISKASYGVKKGNAAAERVLEVLETPSTLSDPSDGKQIDGFNTSLKLERVSFRYEDEPVLTDFSLEVAKGQTVALVGQSGSGKSTIANLVTRFYDVNEGRITLDGTDIREVTKASVRHLMGLVTQDSILFNDTVRNNILLGREEATDKEVEAAARIANAHEFITQLPRGYDTNIGDGGNKLSGGQKQRLSIARAVLKNPPIMILDEATSALDTESERLVQDALEKMMQGRTSLVIAHRLSTIQHADRIVVLQKGRIVEQGTHQELLEQGGVYKRLVEMQQLA
- a CDS encoding RNA polymerase sigma factor; translation: MSEDADLIARLQDPARKDAAFRVLLEKYQQRLYWHIRRMVISHDDTDDVLQNTFIKVFRHIDNFKGQSKLYSWMYRIATNEALSYMKKRSQRMGITDEALREHLVDSLEADPYFDGDQAQLQLQRALAGLPDKQRQVFNLKYFEEMKYEEMSELLETSVGALKASYHLAVKKVESYLREINA